The Candidatus Binatia bacterium DNA window AGGGTGGAAGACATCGTGGACGACAGCCTCGTGGCGCAACTCCAGCAAGAGGGTTTTATCGACCGCGCATACAAGCAGTGAGCGGCGTGGAGAATAAAAAATCTGGGTTTCCTTTCTTGACGATCTTCCAACATGGCTAAGCCGCGCTTCCAATAGAATTCAGCCGCTCGCGCGCTTGCCGTTCAAACACCCAAGAGCTTCCGGGATCATCGCGATCGGGCGCCTGTGCGCCCGGTACTAATCTTTTTAGGTTGTTCAATATTAGACAGCAATTCCGGACGAGGCGGCGCAGGCTGTAGAGCAAATATTCCAGTCAGACGCGGGGCGAGCGTGAGTCGCAGTTCCCGCGGGGTTGTTATGGAGTCGATGTCCGAAGCCGAGCCATCCAAAAAAATGACGCGTGCGTAAACGCCGCGCGATTTATGGCCCAAGCCGGTTCTGCAAAAAAGTTACGGGAAGCGACCACCCGCGCATCGCGGGTGATCGGCAGGGGCGATTGCGGCTCATGCCGCCATGGTTACTGCGGCGCTTGTGAGCGATACTCTGCCCCGGAACGCTACTCGGACTATTGGATCTGTCACCAGTGCGGCGAGTTAAATCCGCGAATGGCAAAATTGCATTGATTGAAGGAGGTGTCTAATGGACTGGGAAAAAATCAAAGTGGGCTTGTGGGGTGCCGCAGCAGGGGCGGTGGCATTGGCCATTGTCGGATTCAACTATGGCGGCTGGGTGACCGGCGGTACCGCTCAGGCCATGGCGAAGGAGATCGCTGCCACTGCCGTCGCCGAGCGTTTGGGGACGATTTGCGTGGCGCAGTTGAACCGGGACAAGGCGAAGGACCAAAAACTCAGTGAAATGAAGGGCAAAGATCTTTGGGACCAGAGCCGTTATATCGACACGCAAAGTTGGGCGATCATGCCCGGCTCTGAGAAGCCCGAGAGCGGGGTCGCGGACGCCTGCGCCAAGCAGTTGTCGGCCAAGATCTAGACGCTCTCAGGGGCGAAGTTACATCGGGACTCGTAAGGTGACCCGACGACGGGTCCGTGGAGAGGAGGTGTGCGATGGGCGACAAAGGGAAGAAGGATAAAGATAAGAATCGGAAACAGAAGCTCGCCAGGCAAGAGGAAGCGGCCAAAAAAGCCCGGGAGAAATTTTCGCTAAAATTCCCGTTACCGAAAGTGTAGCCCTATTTCTCGCTCTCCGATCTACTCGCCGGCGGCGTCTTGCCGCCGGCCTCGTCGATCCCTGCATGGTCTCTGCCAAAACGCCGCGCATGAGCACGGCCTCAAAACCTTCCGGTCTTACTTGACAGCCGACACGATTTCTTTGTAGACCTCGTGCGAAAGCCGCGCCGCCGAACGAGGAGTCCGATCGCGAACGGGACAAAGCCATGGCGAAATTCAAAATAGAGGTCCACGACCGGCTGCAGGAGTGGGTGGCGGAGGAGAAGGGATATTTCAAGGCCGAAGGCCTAGACTACGAGTTCGTGGTGGACAAGCGGAGCGCCACGCCGTCTTCGCTGGTTTCGCAGGGGGAATCGGAAATCAGGCGCGGCGCGACGGAGTTTCTGGTGGAAGAACGAGGCGGCGACGTCAGTTGTGCCTGCCACTGGGCCGTGGACATCGCGGCGTCGAGCCGGCACGGCAAGCTCTGGCCGAAAGCGTACATGGTCGCGCCGGGCGCCGTCTACGTGCGGCCGGAATCTTCGGCGACGAAGATCGAAGATCTGGCCGGGGTCGAGATCGCGGTCGGCCACAGATCGGGCTCGCATTTCTCCGCGCTGGAGAGACTGGAGCCGTTTCTCGGCAGAGACCGGATCAGGCTCACCTTCAAGGGGCGGCGCGACATGCGCCTCGAAAATCTGCTGGAGGGAAAAGACGAGGCGGCCAACATCATCGGCTTTCAGGTTTATCTGGCCGAGCAGCGCGGCATGCGCAAGATCCTCGACGCATCTTTTATCGTCGGATTCCTCGTCGGCAACGAAACCCCGGCGGCGGAGCTGGAAAAATATTTCCGCGCCTTGCGTAAAGCGCAGCGCGATATCGACATCGACCCGTCTCCTTATAAGCACTACTATCTGAATCACCTGAAGGAGCCGCTCAAGAGTCTGGCCGACTATCGCGCCTTCGGTCCGGGCGAGCGTATTATCTTCGAGCCGTACACGCGCGAGATGTACGATCGCGCGGTGGCTTGGATGAGCTCCTGGGGTCTCAACGCTGAAATGGTCGGGAAAACCGATTACCGCGGCGCGGCGTACTGCGATTCGTGAGCCGGGTTCATTTCCAGCTTTTGATGATTCTCAAAACGTCAAAATATACATGACACTTTGCCGGCCGTGAAAAAGTTCAGAAAAGCCGAACAACAGATCGCCGAGAAAACGAAGCCACACCGGGCGACGCTGCTGAGTATTTTCCTGCTAGCGCTGACAACGGTGCTTCACGCGGGGCAACGGGACGATTCGGAGTATATCGCGCCATATGTTCCGACGCCGCAGGAGGTGGTGGACCGGATGTTGGAGCTGGCCGAGGTCAGGAAAGGGGACCTCCTTTACGATCTCGGGTCGGGTGACGGAAGAATCGTCATTACCGCGGCCAAAAAATACGGCGTTAAGGCCGTCGGCTTCGAGATCGATCCCAACCTGGTGAAGAGATCGCGCGACAATATTAAAGAAGCCGGCGTGGAGCATCTGGTCGAAATCCGCGAGCAGGACGTCCGGACCGTCGACTTTTCGCCCGCGAGCGTGTTGACGATGTATTTGTATCCCGCGGCCAATTTCCGGCTGAGGCCCGCGATCCTGCGTCAGTTGAAGCCGGGCTCCCGGGTGGTTTCCCACGAGTTCGGAATGGGGAATTGGAAGCCCGATCGGACTGAGCAGCTCATGGACTCGGCCGACCACTTGCGAACGATCTATCTTTGGCGCATCGGCGCGAAATAGGCGGAGAGGCCGTATGAAAACTTTCGCCGGTCTGATCGCGCTTTTATTTTTCTTCGCCGGCTGCTCGGCATCGGGACCTCACTTCAAGGACACGCGCTATGCGAAGCAACCGGCGCCCGCGGACAGGGCCAGAATTATTTTTTTCCGCGAGCCCGACGGGGACTTCAGGTCGGTCGAGCTCGACGTCGACGATCAGATCATAGGCAAGTTGGCCGGCGGCGAATTCCTCGTCGAGGACGCCGTTCCGGGCGAGCGCGGGATGACCGCCAGCCTCAAAGGAGAATTCATGATCAAGATGAAGCTCGAAGGCGGACAGACCTATTACATCCGAGTCTCTCCGCGAGAGGAGGCGACTTACAAACTCATCGGTTTTTTTAGCGCCGTCGGCTCATGGATGTCGCCGGCGGATGCTAAAGGCCATTTCAAACTTCAACGGGTGGGCCCGGAGGTGGCGTTAGCGGCCCTGGAGCAGCTCAGCCTCTCCGAATAAACAGGCGTGAGATCGATGAAAGGAATTTACGAGATTTTTCTTATCGTCGGCTGCAAGTCTCTCGGTTGTTCGGCCGGCGATTTGCCCGCCTCTTTATAAGACCGGGCCAGGCGGCCTTGACCCTCCGCATTCAGTTGACCTTGCAGGGTTTGACTTAAAATTTCCGCCTGCGGCGAGCCTTTTTGATTCGCCGGCGCGGACTTTCCGGTCTCGACGGCGACGTTGTCGTCGTTGATGAAAACGGCGGCCGCGAAGACCGTCGTCCAGAGTCCGTCTTTATTGCCGACCGCGGACTGGGTGATATTGGTGGTGCGGACGATCTTTCCCGACATCTTGAAAATCTGCTCGCGCTCGTCCCAATCCAATTCGGGATCAAATTCGATCCCCAGGGTGGTGGCGAGCATGCTGGCGGCGAGGTCTTCGGCGTATTCCCCCGCTCTTTCGTCGGTCTCGCCGAAGGAATGATGCTCGGAAAGATAGCCGTGCATCGAAGAGTCCGCGGGGACCGCCAGGCCGATGGAAGCCGCGACCAGCCGGTTCGGCTCGTTGTTGCTTTCCCGGTCGTAGACCGCGAATACGATCTCACCGGGCCGTAAGAGTTTTAATCCTTCGTCCTTGGGAATGGTCTTGCACTCGGGCGGGTATATGCTGGAGACGAGGACCAAATTGCAGTGGGCGAGGCCGGCGACCCTCAGCGCCATCTCGAAAGAAGCCAATTTCTCCTTGTGAACGCCGACTCCCTTGGTGAAAAAAACTTTCTTGGGAACCATTTTTCGGCCATTGTAACATCGGATGAACCGGTGCACAAGAAAAATTTTGCGTTGAGAGCAAAAAAAGGCGCGGGGCGCGAAGAAAGATGGATCTGGCCCGCCGGCTTATTTGGCTTTGCCGTATAGCTTGTCGATGAACCCTTCCTTCTCGATCTCGCGCACGATGCTGTCGTCGATCAAGCTGTCCACCGTCACCTTGCTTCCGGGGCTTTGCTTCAAGGCCTCGTCGAGCTGGATCTTCATTCCCTCCCGCGTCGTGTAGGGGACGCGCTCCAGAATCTTCACCGTCGATTGGTACGAACTTTCGAGATAGGCTTTGTTCGCGCCGCGGAGATATTTGGCGACGATCTTTTGCGTTCCCTCCTTGTTCGTCTTGAAGTAGTGCGACGCTTCGATCAACGCTATGACGGCTCTCTTCACCGCTCCGCGATTCTTGGCGACGTAACTTTTGGTTGCGACTGCACAGATGAAAGGAAGAGCATAAGGTTTCGGGAAATCGGCCATATCCGCGAGAACCCGATGGGGCAAACCACCGGGAATGAGGTGGACATTGCCGGGCGGAGAGGGAAACCCGGCGATGACCTTGCGACTGAAACCGGCGGCGCGCTCAGAGGCGCCTCCGACCTGAAGGATCGCGACGTCTTCTCCGGGTCTCAATCCGATCCCTTTTAAAAGTTCACGTGCGGCAACATCGGAAACGCTGCCGAATCGGCTGATGCCGATGGATTTGCCCTTGAGATCTTCGGGACTCTTGATGTTCTCAAGGACAACCAGTTCATAGGCCAGACTGTTAACAAAGCACGCGACGCTCACGAGGTCGCCCCCACGAACACCGCTGTTGGCGACGACGCTACCCGCGATATTCGCAAGCTGAACGTCCTGCGACACCACAGCCGCAGCGGCCACGGTGGAGCTCCCGATATAGACCACATCCGCGTCGAGGCCGTTTTTTTTGTAAAACCCGGCTTCATGGGCGATGGTCCATATCCCATTCAGAGAATCCGTCGAGCTGTAGGCGATCCTGACCCGCTCCTGCGGTTCCGCTTTCGTCGATGGAAAGACAACCAGAAAGAGCGCGAAGGCAAGTAGAATCCCGCGGCTGCTCCGCTTTTGATGGTTCATGAGGACCTCCTTTCAACTTCTCCTGGGCGGAACTTAACCCGAAAAAGGAAAAGATGAAAGATGCAAAATAATAGGCGCGAGGCGTGAAGGCTGTACGGGAGTTGAAAGATGGGACGATGGAAGCGGAGAAATAGCGCCGGGGAAGATCGATGAGATTCGCGTTTCGTTGCTGGCGCAATACGGAGCTTCGGGAGTATAATGTAAACGTTGCTGATATCTCTAAGCTCTGCGGATCGGCAAAGAGCGCTAAAACATGCAGACTGGGGTCGCTTAAAAAGTTCGATCAGAGGAGGAACGGCGATGGCGACAAAACCCGTAGGCAAAACGGTTGACGTGGAAATTTGGACCGACGGGCACCGGATACAGGGGAAGATATTTATTCCGACACAGGACAAGCCTTATCAAAGCCGGCTATCCGACTATCTGAATGACGCGGAGAGGGCTTTCATACCGGTCACCCGGGTGAGACTCAGCACGTTGAACGGGAACGAAGTATTGTGGGAGGGAGGATTTTTGGCGGTCAATAAGAACTCGATCAAGATGGTTAGAGTCGTCGAGGAATGAGGAGGTGCGACATGAACCGGGCCGGAAAAATCAGTTTGCTTCTGCTCCTCGTCCTTCTCTTCGGCTGCGCCGGCGAGCTCCGGCGTCCGGAAACGGCGGCGAGCGGCGAAGCGCGCGCTGCCGAGAAAGAACGGCAGGAGGAGAAGAAAGAGGCCGCGCCGCCGACGTTCACGTATCGGCCGTAGCCGGCGCCGGTCCGCCCTTCAGAGTCGCGTGCCACCCGACAAGTTCTCGGGCGGCACGCGGCTTGATCGATTCGATGATGCGGAAGGCGAGAGAGCGAGACCCGCCGCGTCAACTTAGGGCTTGAGCTTGATCTTGGCGCCCACTTCGCTGGTGCCGGTGGCAGTTGAGGCTTCCGCCACGGCCGTGGCGGGCCCAGACTTGAAGCGGAGCCCCGGGATGGCGAATACGTCAAGCGTCCACACATCAGACCCGCCCGTACAAGTGACCGGGACGGTGAGAGTGCCGATGCCGATGTTCAACAATCGGCCCGTAGGCTGATAAATGTGCAACGTGATGGAGGCGGACTCCGTGGCGGTGCATTCGATGGTTCCGGTCAAGGTCGCCTGGGTCCGGCCTGCGAGCAGGCTGGCGTCCTGATCGATGGTCAAATTGAGAATATCCGCGGACGCAGCTCCGACGGTCGCCAGGAGAACCACCAAGGCTATGGTCGGCCTGAAAAGAGAAGATTTAGGTAAGCAGCGCATTATCTGTCCCTCCCTAGTTTGTTTATATTTTTTCCTACAATAGGAAATGCTCGGACAAGAAGCAACCGGGAGGCCAACGCGAGAGAGCGCAAAAACCAGCGGTTGCGGAATGGGATATGAAGAGGAATCGCCGACGTCTGTAAACACTTGCCGACAAACGTTATAGCATGTCTCCAGGGCGAACCGTCGCGCTCTCGGGCGTTGCCAAATCGGCCTATTCATAGCTTCGGAATCCTGAGCGTTTTGCTGATCATGGCCGAGCCGCTGAGGAAATAGAGCGAGGAGAGCGGGTGCCATTTGAGCGATCCGATTTGAACCACGCCCAGCGGAAGATCGTCGTCGATGCGGTTCCAATATAGGCAGAGCGCAAGAACGACGACGAGGAACAAGCTCGACGGAATCGGCGTTCCCTCGAAATATTTGACTTTATCGCCGGCGGCGGCGATCTCGGCCGCCGTAACGTTATAGCGCGCCAGCCGGCTGATGCCGCACGCCACGAAGAACAGCTGAATCGGCACGTCCAGGACGCCGCGCATTCCCAGCCCATAGGCGATCACGGCCGGCGCCACGCCGAAGCTCACGATATCCGCCAGCGAGTCGAGCTCGGCGCCGAAGAGCGAGTGCGTCTTGCGCCAGCGGGCGATCTTCCCGTCGGCGATGTCCAGCGCGAGCGCGAGCGGCAACAGCCCCATCGCCAGGTAGGCGCGCCAATGCTCGGGCTCCTCGATGTAGCTCAGCATGGCGAAAATTGTGCCGGTGCCGGCCGCGCCGTTCGCCAGCGTGAGCAGATCGGCGGCGCGGTAAGTGCGCAGCATCGAGAAACGTGCCGGTTTCATCTGCCTGCTAACCGGGACCGTTCGCGCCCCAAATTTTTCCCTCTATCCACAATCTCGCCAGCTCCAAAGCATAGGCGTCGGCCTCGCGCCGCGTATCGAAGCTCGCCCTGCG harbors:
- a CDS encoding ABC transporter substrate-binding protein — encoded protein: MAKFKIEVHDRLQEWVAEEKGYFKAEGLDYEFVVDKRSATPSSLVSQGESEIRRGATEFLVEERGGDVSCACHWAVDIAASSRHGKLWPKAYMVAPGAVYVRPESSATKIEDLAGVEIAVGHRSGSHFSALERLEPFLGRDRIRLTFKGRRDMRLENLLEGKDEAANIIGFQVYLAEQRGMRKILDASFIVGFLVGNETPAAELEKYFRALRKAQRDIDIDPSPYKHYYLNHLKEPLKSLADYRAFGPGERIIFEPYTREMYDRAVAWMSSWGLNAEMVGKTDYRGAAYCDS
- a CDS encoding class I SAM-dependent methyltransferase, giving the protein MKKFRKAEQQIAEKTKPHRATLLSIFLLALTTVLHAGQRDDSEYIAPYVPTPQEVVDRMLELAEVRKGDLLYDLGSGDGRIVITAAKKYGVKAVGFEIDPNLVKRSRDNIKEAGVEHLVEIREQDVRTVDFSPASVLTMYLYPAANFRLRPAILRQLKPGSRVVSHEFGMGNWKPDRTEQLMDSADHLRTIYLWRIGAK
- a CDS encoding ABC transporter substrate-binding protein, giving the protein MNHQKRSSRGILLAFALFLVVFPSTKAEPQERVRIAYSSTDSLNGIWTIAHEAGFYKKNGLDADVVYIGSSTVAAAAVVSQDVQLANIAGSVVANSGVRGGDLVSVACFVNSLAYELVVLENIKSPEDLKGKSIGISRFGSVSDVAARELLKGIGLRPGEDVAILQVGGASERAAGFSRKVIAGFPSPPGNVHLIPGGLPHRVLADMADFPKPYALPFICAVATKSYVAKNRGAVKRAVIALIEASHYFKTNKEGTQKIVAKYLRGANKAYLESSYQSTVKILERVPYTTREGMKIQLDEALKQSPGSKVTVDSLIDDSIVREIEKEGFIDKLYGKAK
- a CDS encoding CDP-alcohol phosphatidyltransferase family protein, giving the protein MKPARFSMLRTYRAADLLTLANGAAGTGTIFAMLSYIEEPEHWRAYLAMGLLPLALALDIADGKIARWRKTHSLFGAELDSLADIVSFGVAPAVIAYGLGMRGVLDVPIQLFFVACGISRLARYNVTAAEIAAAGDKVKYFEGTPIPSSLFLVVVLALCLYWNRIDDDLPLGVVQIGSLKWHPLSSLYFLSGSAMISKTLRIPKL